From one Magnolia sinica isolate HGM2019 chromosome 18, MsV1, whole genome shotgun sequence genomic stretch:
- the LOC131233869 gene encoding serine--tRNA ligase, chloroplastic/mitochondrial isoform X1, which yields MGFSSCSLGGATLQTLKLVTSFPFSILRPSSPKTLILHSPHCTRLPSLFRSLSAQTALQTPSSVTSEKDKAVAKPQWKAAIDFKWIRDNKDIVATNIKNRNSNADLELVLDLYEKLMSLQKEVERIRGERNVVANKMKGKLEVSERQALIEEGKNLKEGLVALEEDLIQLTDKLQEEAQSIPNITHPDVPIGGEDCSALKKMAGSPHVFSFPVKDHLQLGKELDLLDFDAAAEVSGSKFYYLKNEAVLLEMGLINWTLSEVMRRGFVPLTTPEIVRSSVVEKCGFQPRGQNTQVYSIEGSDQCLIGTAEIPVGGIHMDSILTESVLPLKYVAYSHCFRTEAGAAGTATRGLYRVHQFSKVEMFILCRPEDSNFYHEELIGIEEDLFSSLGLHFKTLDMASGDLGAPAYRKFDVEAWMPGLGRYGEISSASNCTDYQSRRLGVRYRPSLSDQSSANPKKGKANLAPTQFVHTLNATACAVPRMIVCLLENFQQEDGSVVIPMPLRPFMGGLDLISPKSK from the exons ATGGGTTTTTCGAGCTGCAGTTTGGGAGGCGCGACTCTTCAAACCCTAAAACTAGTAACTTCCTTCCCTTTCTCCATCCTCAGACCCTCctctcccaaaaccctaatcctacaTTCTCCCCATTGCACTCGCCTTCCTTCCCTTTTTAGGTCTCTTTCAGCACAGACCGCCCTTCAAACGCCCTCCTCCGTCACATCTGAGAAAGATAAAG CAGTAGCTAAGCCTCAATGGAAAGCTGCCATAGACTTCAAATGGATTCGCGACAACAAAGACATTGTTGCGACGAACATCAAGAACCGCAACTCAAACGCCGATTTGGAGCTCGTTCTCGATCTTTACGAGAAGTTGATGAGCCTTCAGAAG GAAGTCGAACGGATTCGTGGGGAAAGAAATGTGGTGGCAAATAAGATGAAGGGGAAGCTAGAAGTGTCTGAGCGCCAAGCACTAATAGAAGAAG GAAAGAATCTAAAAGAGGGACTTGTGGCTTTGGAAGAGGATCTCATTCAACTAACTGATAAACTTCAAGAAGAAGCACAGAGTATACCGAATATTACTCATCCAGACGTTCCAATAGGAGGGGAGGACTGTTCTGCATTGAAAAAGATG GCGGGTAGTCCTCATGTGTTTAGCTTCCCTGTCAAGGATCACCTGCAACTTGGGAAAGAACTGGATCTGTTGGATTTTGATGCAGCAGCAGAG GTCAGTGGTTCGAAATTCTACTACTTAAAGAATGAGGCAGTTCTATTAGaaatgggccttatcaactggACACTTTCGGAAGTTATGAGGAGGGGTTTTGTGCCTCTAACGACTCCTGAGATCGTGCGATCATCTGTTGTTGAGAAATGCGGCTTTCAACCTCGTGGACAAAATACCCAG GTTTATTCTATTGAGGGGAGTGACCAGTGCCTCATTGGAACCGCAGAGATTCCTGTAGGGGGGATTCATATGGATTCCATTCTCACTGAATCTGTGTTGCCTTTGAAGTATGTTGCCTACTCTCATTGCTTCCGCACAGAGGCTGGTGCGGCGGGCACTGCAACAAG AGGTCTTTACCGAGTTCACCAGTTCAGCAAGGTGGAGATGTTCATCTTATGTAGGCCAGAGGATAGTAATTTCTACCATGAGGAGCTGATTGGAATCGAAGAAGATCTTTTCTCATCTCTTGGGCTTCATttcaa AACTTTGGATATGGCATCGGGGGATTTAGGTGCACCTGCATACCGCAAATTTGATGTGGAGGCATGGATGCCAGGTTTAGGGCGGTACGGTGAG ATATCAAGTGCCTCGAACTGTACAGACTATCAAAGCCGGAGGTTGGGTGTCCGTTACCGTCCATCTCTATCGGACCAGTCATCGGCCAATCCTAAGAAGGGTAAGGCTAACCTTGCTCCCACACAGTTCGTGCACACCCTTAATGCCACAGCATGTGCTGTTCCACGCATGATCGTGTGTTTACTGGAGAATTTCCAACAAGAAGATGGCTCCGTTGTTATTCCGATGCCACTGAGGCCTTTCATGGGCGGTCTGGATCTCATCTCCCCAAAATCTAAATGA
- the LOC131233869 gene encoding serine--tRNA ligase, chloroplastic/mitochondrial isoform X2, protein MGFSSCSLGGATLQTLKLVTSFPFSILRPSSPKTLILHSPHCTRLPSLFRSLSAQTALQTPSSVTSEKDKVAKPQWKAAIDFKWIRDNKDIVATNIKNRNSNADLELVLDLYEKLMSLQKEVERIRGERNVVANKMKGKLEVSERQALIEEGKNLKEGLVALEEDLIQLTDKLQEEAQSIPNITHPDVPIGGEDCSALKKMAGSPHVFSFPVKDHLQLGKELDLLDFDAAAEVSGSKFYYLKNEAVLLEMGLINWTLSEVMRRGFVPLTTPEIVRSSVVEKCGFQPRGQNTQVYSIEGSDQCLIGTAEIPVGGIHMDSILTESVLPLKYVAYSHCFRTEAGAAGTATRGLYRVHQFSKVEMFILCRPEDSNFYHEELIGIEEDLFSSLGLHFKTLDMASGDLGAPAYRKFDVEAWMPGLGRYGEISSASNCTDYQSRRLGVRYRPSLSDQSSANPKKGKANLAPTQFVHTLNATACAVPRMIVCLLENFQQEDGSVVIPMPLRPFMGGLDLISPKSK, encoded by the exons ATGGGTTTTTCGAGCTGCAGTTTGGGAGGCGCGACTCTTCAAACCCTAAAACTAGTAACTTCCTTCCCTTTCTCCATCCTCAGACCCTCctctcccaaaaccctaatcctacaTTCTCCCCATTGCACTCGCCTTCCTTCCCTTTTTAGGTCTCTTTCAGCACAGACCGCCCTTCAAACGCCCTCCTCCGTCACATCTGAGAAAGATAAAG TAGCTAAGCCTCAATGGAAAGCTGCCATAGACTTCAAATGGATTCGCGACAACAAAGACATTGTTGCGACGAACATCAAGAACCGCAACTCAAACGCCGATTTGGAGCTCGTTCTCGATCTTTACGAGAAGTTGATGAGCCTTCAGAAG GAAGTCGAACGGATTCGTGGGGAAAGAAATGTGGTGGCAAATAAGATGAAGGGGAAGCTAGAAGTGTCTGAGCGCCAAGCACTAATAGAAGAAG GAAAGAATCTAAAAGAGGGACTTGTGGCTTTGGAAGAGGATCTCATTCAACTAACTGATAAACTTCAAGAAGAAGCACAGAGTATACCGAATATTACTCATCCAGACGTTCCAATAGGAGGGGAGGACTGTTCTGCATTGAAAAAGATG GCGGGTAGTCCTCATGTGTTTAGCTTCCCTGTCAAGGATCACCTGCAACTTGGGAAAGAACTGGATCTGTTGGATTTTGATGCAGCAGCAGAG GTCAGTGGTTCGAAATTCTACTACTTAAAGAATGAGGCAGTTCTATTAGaaatgggccttatcaactggACACTTTCGGAAGTTATGAGGAGGGGTTTTGTGCCTCTAACGACTCCTGAGATCGTGCGATCATCTGTTGTTGAGAAATGCGGCTTTCAACCTCGTGGACAAAATACCCAG GTTTATTCTATTGAGGGGAGTGACCAGTGCCTCATTGGAACCGCAGAGATTCCTGTAGGGGGGATTCATATGGATTCCATTCTCACTGAATCTGTGTTGCCTTTGAAGTATGTTGCCTACTCTCATTGCTTCCGCACAGAGGCTGGTGCGGCGGGCACTGCAACAAG AGGTCTTTACCGAGTTCACCAGTTCAGCAAGGTGGAGATGTTCATCTTATGTAGGCCAGAGGATAGTAATTTCTACCATGAGGAGCTGATTGGAATCGAAGAAGATCTTTTCTCATCTCTTGGGCTTCATttcaa AACTTTGGATATGGCATCGGGGGATTTAGGTGCACCTGCATACCGCAAATTTGATGTGGAGGCATGGATGCCAGGTTTAGGGCGGTACGGTGAG ATATCAAGTGCCTCGAACTGTACAGACTATCAAAGCCGGAGGTTGGGTGTCCGTTACCGTCCATCTCTATCGGACCAGTCATCGGCCAATCCTAAGAAGGGTAAGGCTAACCTTGCTCCCACACAGTTCGTGCACACCCTTAATGCCACAGCATGTGCTGTTCCACGCATGATCGTGTGTTTACTGGAGAATTTCCAACAAGAAGATGGCTCCGTTGTTATTCCGATGCCACTGAGGCCTTTCATGGGCGGTCTGGATCTCATCTCCCCAAAATCTAAATGA
- the LOC131233869 gene encoding serine--tRNA ligase, chloroplastic/mitochondrial isoform X3, with the protein MKGKLEVSERQALIEEGKNLKEGLVALEEDLIQLTDKLQEEAQSIPNITHPDVPIGGEDCSALKKMAGSPHVFSFPVKDHLQLGKELDLLDFDAAAEVSGSKFYYLKNEAVLLEMGLINWTLSEVMRRGFVPLTTPEIVRSSVVEKCGFQPRGQNTQVYSIEGSDQCLIGTAEIPVGGIHMDSILTESVLPLKYVAYSHCFRTEAGAAGTATRGLYRVHQFSKVEMFILCRPEDSNFYHEELIGIEEDLFSSLGLHFKTLDMASGDLGAPAYRKFDVEAWMPGLGRYGEISSASNCTDYQSRRLGVRYRPSLSDQSSANPKKGKANLAPTQFVHTLNATACAVPRMIVCLLENFQQEDGSVVIPMPLRPFMGGLDLISPKSK; encoded by the exons ATGAAGGGGAAGCTAGAAGTGTCTGAGCGCCAAGCACTAATAGAAGAAG GAAAGAATCTAAAAGAGGGACTTGTGGCTTTGGAAGAGGATCTCATTCAACTAACTGATAAACTTCAAGAAGAAGCACAGAGTATACCGAATATTACTCATCCAGACGTTCCAATAGGAGGGGAGGACTGTTCTGCATTGAAAAAGATG GCGGGTAGTCCTCATGTGTTTAGCTTCCCTGTCAAGGATCACCTGCAACTTGGGAAAGAACTGGATCTGTTGGATTTTGATGCAGCAGCAGAG GTCAGTGGTTCGAAATTCTACTACTTAAAGAATGAGGCAGTTCTATTAGaaatgggccttatcaactggACACTTTCGGAAGTTATGAGGAGGGGTTTTGTGCCTCTAACGACTCCTGAGATCGTGCGATCATCTGTTGTTGAGAAATGCGGCTTTCAACCTCGTGGACAAAATACCCAG GTTTATTCTATTGAGGGGAGTGACCAGTGCCTCATTGGAACCGCAGAGATTCCTGTAGGGGGGATTCATATGGATTCCATTCTCACTGAATCTGTGTTGCCTTTGAAGTATGTTGCCTACTCTCATTGCTTCCGCACAGAGGCTGGTGCGGCGGGCACTGCAACAAG AGGTCTTTACCGAGTTCACCAGTTCAGCAAGGTGGAGATGTTCATCTTATGTAGGCCAGAGGATAGTAATTTCTACCATGAGGAGCTGATTGGAATCGAAGAAGATCTTTTCTCATCTCTTGGGCTTCATttcaa AACTTTGGATATGGCATCGGGGGATTTAGGTGCACCTGCATACCGCAAATTTGATGTGGAGGCATGGATGCCAGGTTTAGGGCGGTACGGTGAG ATATCAAGTGCCTCGAACTGTACAGACTATCAAAGCCGGAGGTTGGGTGTCCGTTACCGTCCATCTCTATCGGACCAGTCATCGGCCAATCCTAAGAAGGGTAAGGCTAACCTTGCTCCCACACAGTTCGTGCACACCCTTAATGCCACAGCATGTGCTGTTCCACGCATGATCGTGTGTTTACTGGAGAATTTCCAACAAGAAGATGGCTCCGTTGTTATTCCGATGCCACTGAGGCCTTTCATGGGCGGTCTGGATCTCATCTCCCCAAAATCTAAATGA